The Gemmatimonadaceae bacterium genome includes a window with the following:
- the ettA gene encoding energy-dependent translational throttle protein EttA encodes MAARLHGADAQGPPRIPKRPVAPQFIYVMKGLKKVVQPSKVILDDIWLSFYPGAKIGVLGGNGAGKSSLLRIMAGVDTEFQGEAWAHKGTRIGYLPQEPQLDPTLDVRGNVELAVKDQRALLDRFNEISMAFGEPMDDAAMDKLLAEQAKVQEQIDSLDLWNLDNKVEIAMDALRCPPPDADVSVLSGGERRRVALCRVLLEQPDMLLLDEPTNHLDAESVAWLERYLAEFPGTVVAITHDRYFLDNVAQWILELDRGKGIPWEGNYTGWLEQKATRLKQEEKKESEKQKTLERELEWVRMAPKARQAKNKARLQAYEELAGEQGQERAMKHEIVIPPAPRLGADVVIAKNLKKGYGDVLLYDQLSFDLPRAGIVGIIGPNGAGKTTLFRMITGTETPDGGSLVLGSTVQVAYGDQTRTLDGARTVWEEVSGRREMIPVGNREINSRAYVSGFNFRGADQQKLVANLSGGERNRLFLAKTLMSGGNLLLLDEPTNDLDVDTLRALEDALLDFSGCAVVISHDRWFLDRIATHILAFEGDSETVWFEGNYQAYIEDLKRRKGADADQPHRVRYKKLTRA; translated from the coding sequence ATGGCCGCGCGCCTCCACGGCGCTGACGCCCAAGGCCCTCCCCGCATTCCGAAGAGACCCGTGGCTCCACAGTTCATCTACGTCATGAAGGGCCTGAAGAAGGTGGTCCAGCCTTCGAAGGTCATCCTCGACGACATCTGGCTGTCGTTCTATCCGGGCGCCAAGATCGGCGTGCTCGGCGGCAACGGCGCGGGCAAGAGCTCGCTGCTGCGGATCATGGCGGGGGTCGACACCGAGTTCCAGGGTGAGGCGTGGGCCCACAAGGGCACCCGCATCGGCTACCTGCCGCAGGAGCCCCAGCTCGACCCGACGCTGGACGTGCGCGGCAACGTGGAGCTGGCGGTGAAGGACCAGCGCGCCCTGCTGGACCGGTTCAACGAGATCAGCATGGCCTTCGGCGAGCCGATGGACGATGCCGCGATGGACAAGCTGCTGGCCGAGCAGGCGAAGGTGCAGGAGCAGATCGATTCGCTCGACCTCTGGAACCTGGACAACAAGGTCGAGATCGCGATGGATGCACTGCGCTGCCCGCCGCCGGATGCGGACGTGTCGGTGCTGTCCGGCGGTGAGCGCCGCCGCGTTGCGCTGTGTCGCGTGCTGCTGGAGCAGCCGGACATGCTGCTGCTGGACGAGCCCACGAACCACCTCGATGCCGAGAGCGTGGCGTGGCTGGAGCGGTACCTGGCGGAGTTCCCGGGGACGGTCGTGGCGATCACGCACGACCGCTACTTCCTGGACAACGTGGCCCAGTGGATCCTCGAGCTCGATCGCGGCAAGGGCATCCCGTGGGAGGGCAACTACACCGGCTGGCTGGAGCAGAAGGCCACCCGGCTGAAGCAGGAGGAGAAGAAGGAGAGCGAGAAGCAGAAGACGCTCGAGCGCGAGCTCGAGTGGGTGCGCATGGCACCGAAGGCGCGGCAGGCGAAGAACAAGGCACGTCTGCAGGCGTACGAGGAGCTGGCGGGTGAGCAGGGCCAGGAGCGCGCGATGAAGCACGAGATCGTGATCCCGCCGGCGCCACGCCTCGGTGCGGACGTGGTGATCGCCAAGAACCTGAAGAAGGGGTATGGCGACGTGCTGCTGTACGACCAGCTCTCGTTCGACCTGCCGCGGGCCGGCATCGTGGGCATCATCGGCCCGAACGGCGCCGGCAAGACCACGCTGTTCCGCATGATCACGGGCACCGAGACGCCGGATGGCGGGTCTCTGGTGCTGGGATCGACGGTCCAGGTGGCATACGGCGACCAGACCCGCACGCTCGATGGTGCGCGCACGGTGTGGGAGGAGGTCAGCGGCCGGCGGGAGATGATCCCGGTGGGGAACCGCGAGATCAACTCGCGCGCGTATGTGAGCGGCTTCAACTTCCGTGGCGCCGACCAGCAGAAGCTCGTGGCGAACCTCTCCGGTGGTGAGCGCAACCGGCTCTTCCTGGCGAAGACGCTGATGAGTGGTGGCAACCTGCTGCTGCTCGACGAGCCGACGAACGACCTCGATGTGGACACGCTCCGCGCGCTCGAGGATGCGCTGCTGGACTTCAGCGGCTGCGCCGTGGTGATCAGCCACGATCGCTGGTTCCTGGACCGGATCGCGACGCACATCCTGGCCTTCGAGGG
- a CDS encoding TlpA family protein disulfide reductase, producing the protein MSLRMVKRAAMVAAMVVPAWAGAQEAGIPVGNVAPNAMLETLSGRPAQLSQWIGRTPVVLEFWASWCENCKALEPTMISAARTFGRQVKFVGVAVSANQTPERVRRYMQRHSLGLEMLYDRHGTAVDAYDVPATSYVVVIDRSGKVVYTGSGGSQDLTTAIRKAL; encoded by the coding sequence ATGTCCCTGAGAATGGTGAAGCGCGCCGCGATGGTGGCAGCAATGGTGGTGCCGGCGTGGGCGGGGGCGCAGGAGGCCGGCATTCCCGTCGGGAACGTCGCCCCGAACGCCATGCTGGAGACGCTCTCCGGCCGGCCGGCGCAGCTGTCGCAGTGGATCGGCAGGACGCCCGTGGTGCTGGAGTTCTGGGCCAGCTGGTGCGAGAACTGCAAGGCACTGGAGCCGACCATGATCAGTGCCGCACGCACCTTCGGGCGCCAGGTGAAGTTCGTGGGCGTCGCCGTGAGCGCCAACCAGACGCCTGAGCGAGTCCGCCGCTACATGCAGCGCCACTCCCTCGGGCTCGAGATGCTGTATGACCGCCATGGCACCGCCGTGGACGCGTACGACGTGCCGGCCACGAGCTACGTGGTGGTGATCGATCGCAGCGGCAAGGTGGTGTACACCGGCAGTGGCGGCTCGCAGGACCTCACGACCGCCATTCGCAAGGCGCTGTAG
- a CDS encoding sulfite exporter TauE/SafE family protein, which yields MNFSDLPAQLGSSPWTAVPLVFAAGVLTSLTPCIYPMIPITAAIVGGAQAGPGGATRGRTLRLTLAYVIGLALVYSLLGLLAGLSGSMFGEISTNPWLYFAMANVLLLAALSMLDVLPIRLPAWLLARATSAGSSGGSAGAFVMGAMSGLVAAPCGAPVMASVLTWVATTKSAVLGFIYLFVFSLGMCTLLVVVGLTAGATSRLPRSGAWMLWVKRVFAVLMIGVAEYYLVEMGKLLF from the coding sequence GTGAACTTCTCCGATCTTCCTGCTCAACTGGGGTCCTCGCCGTGGACCGCCGTTCCCCTCGTGTTCGCGGCGGGCGTCCTCACGTCGCTGACGCCCTGCATCTACCCGATGATCCCGATCACCGCCGCGATCGTCGGCGGGGCCCAGGCCGGCCCGGGCGGCGCGACGCGGGGACGCACCCTGCGCCTGACGCTGGCCTACGTCATCGGCCTCGCTCTGGTGTACTCCCTCCTCGGGCTGCTTGCCGGTCTCTCCGGCAGCATGTTCGGCGAGATCAGCACCAACCCGTGGCTCTATTTCGCCATGGCGAACGTGCTGCTGCTGGCGGCACTGAGCATGCTCGACGTGCTGCCGATCCGGCTGCCGGCGTGGCTGCTTGCCAGGGCGACGAGTGCCGGCAGTTCCGGCGGCTCGGCGGGGGCGTTCGTGATGGGGGCGATGTCAGGACTCGTCGCCGCACCCTGTGGCGCGCCGGTCATGGCCAGCGTCCTGACCTGGGTGGCCACGACGAAGAGCGCGGTCCTGGGCTTCATCTACCTGTTCGTGTTCTCGCTCGGCATGTGCACGCTGCTGGTGGTCGTCGGCCTCACCGCCGGCGCCACCTCCCGCCTCCCGCGCAGCGGCGCCTGGATGTTGTGGGTGAAGCGTGTCTTTGCAGTGCTCATGATCGGTGTGGCGGAGTACTATCTGGTCGAGATGGGCAAGCTCCTGTTCTAG
- a CDS encoding RagB/SusD family nutrient uptake outer membrane protein, translated as MRRLSSLVAAAALAACSAETVLNPNAPTISGVDADVRAAVQIRASGAMAAQRGNIAAYVSAVGILGRESFNYTPTEARNTTEFLRTAALTNASFVAGGQWAGRYSSMLGLKQLAELVDATAGNTLTPTERSAVKGFANTLWALDMYYVIATRDSLGAPTDIIAVRDSAAAFQTRDSVYRFILGKLNEAKTQLQGGGGAFPFVLTGGFAGLNTPSTFLKLNRAIFARVSVISGSLKGTAGAADYTAALTALTESFLDTSAPMSLGAYYVYSTATGDALNGLSPTVSADQLLHPSLEADAATELRVDGSPDLRYSAKVNKLATARTAPQSAGIATTLQNKIYPTNTTSVPMIRNEELILLRAEANLGLGNLGPALDDINLIRATSGGLAASPLTATSGSNAILTELLRQRRLSLLLEGHRWVDVRRHNRMNTLPLDQTSHIYLNAFPVPTAECDARTLVIRRIGASANTPYTGLAAPSCPAVTI; from the coding sequence ATGCGTCGTCTCTCGTCCCTCGTCGCTGCGGCCGCCCTGGCCGCCTGCAGCGCCGAGACGGTCCTCAACCCCAATGCGCCCACGATCTCGGGTGTCGATGCCGACGTGCGCGCCGCAGTGCAGATCCGCGCCAGCGGGGCCATGGCCGCGCAGCGTGGCAACATCGCGGCCTACGTCAGCGCCGTAGGAATCCTGGGTCGCGAGTCGTTCAACTACACGCCGACCGAGGCGCGCAACACCACCGAGTTCCTCCGCACGGCGGCACTCACCAACGCGAGCTTCGTGGCGGGTGGCCAGTGGGCCGGCCGGTATTCCAGCATGCTCGGCCTGAAGCAGCTGGCCGAGCTGGTGGATGCCACCGCGGGCAACACCCTCACGCCGACCGAGCGCTCGGCGGTGAAGGGTTTTGCCAACACGCTGTGGGCGCTGGACATGTACTACGTGATCGCGACGCGTGACTCGCTCGGGGCACCGACGGACATCATCGCCGTCCGTGACTCGGCCGCGGCGTTCCAGACGCGCGACTCGGTCTACCGCTTCATCCTCGGCAAGCTGAACGAGGCGAAGACGCAGCTCCAGGGTGGTGGTGGTGCCTTTCCGTTCGTGCTGACCGGCGGCTTCGCCGGCCTCAACACGCCGTCGACCTTCCTGAAGCTGAACCGCGCCATCTTCGCGCGGGTCTCGGTGATCTCGGGAAGCCTGAAGGGCACGGCAGGTGCGGCGGACTACACGGCCGCGCTCACGGCGCTGACGGAGTCGTTCCTCGACACTTCGGCACCGATGTCGCTGGGCGCGTACTACGTGTACAGCACGGCCACGGGCGATGCGCTGAACGGCCTGAGCCCGACCGTCTCGGCCGACCAGCTCCTGCACCCGTCGCTCGAGGCGGATGCCGCGACCGAGCTGCGTGTGGACGGGTCACCCGACCTGCGCTACTCGGCCAAGGTGAACAAGCTGGCCACGGCCCGCACTGCCCCGCAGTCCGCGGGCATCGCGACCACGCTGCAGAACAAGATCTATCCGACGAACACCACGTCGGTGCCGATGATCCGCAACGAGGAGCTGATCCTGCTCCGCGCCGAGGCGAACCTTGGCCTCGGGAACCTCGGGCCGGCGCTGGATGACATCAACCTCATTCGCGCCACGTCTGGCGGTCTGGCGGCCTCGCCGCTGACGGCCACCAGCGGCTCCAACGCGATCCTCACCGAGCTCCTGCGCCAGCGTCGCCTGTCGCTGTTGCTCGAGGGACACCGCTGGGTGGACGTGCGGCGTCACAACCGCATGAACACGCTGCCGCTGGACCAGACGTCGCACATCTACCTCAACGCGTTCCCGGTTCCGACGGCGGAATGCGATGCGCGCACGCTGGTGATCCGCCGGATCGGCGCGAGTGCGAATACCCCGTACACGGGACTGGCGGCGCCGAGCTGCCCGGCCGTGACGATCTGA